A region of Streptomyces sp. WMMC500 DNA encodes the following proteins:
- a CDS encoding SCP2 sterol-binding domain-containing protein: MTDDTPGLEGLDLAAVSPDEYARIIRGLSSREIEELGRDEALRGRVVGEVFGRMEQQFQPERAGDLDAVIRWQIAGVTEVVYDVTVSGGACAVREGRGDRRPRVTLEMGDEEFLKVTSGNAGPVKLFMTRKLKVTGDVALALKLTGMFDIPKAG, translated from the coding sequence ATGACCGACGACACGCCGGGCCTGGAGGGCCTGGACCTCGCCGCGGTGTCTCCCGACGAGTACGCGCGCATCATCAGGGGCCTGTCCTCGCGGGAGATCGAGGAGCTGGGCCGGGACGAGGCGCTGCGCGGCCGGGTCGTCGGGGAGGTCTTCGGGCGGATGGAGCAGCAGTTCCAGCCGGAGAGGGCCGGGGACCTGGACGCGGTCATCCGCTGGCAGATCGCGGGCGTGACCGAGGTGGTGTACGACGTCACGGTGTCGGGCGGCGCCTGTGCCGTGCGGGAGGGGCGCGGCGACCGGCGGCCACGGGTGACGCTGGAGATGGGTGACGAGGAGTTCCTGAAGGTCACGTCCGGGAACGCCGGGCCCGTCAAGCTGTTCATGACGCGGAAGTTGAAGGTCACCGGCGACGTGGCGCTCGCGCTGAAGCTGACCGGCATGTTCGACATCCCCAAGGCCGGCTGA
- a CDS encoding helix-turn-helix domain-containing protein gives MPSEVQAIAVAEPPEPLPRELAALIRPELPSLYREIVAAIRRAVPEYGLQQGEAYDQALRLGVRQSLNTFTDRVATPRKRAANLAEVHRRLGRYEAQEGRSLDALQSAYRIGGRVAWRRAMLVGERNHLASQVMNAFADALFAYIDELSELAREGYLQAEADSAERLRSLRRRLLRTLVAEPPVPRHTIEDLAAQARWELPDEVTPAALAPAERLASPSALPDDVLADTAGPHPYLLIPGPFDDERREALDVALGPAGVAVGLTVPLHRTADSLRWARQALDMVDSGAIRAPSPVRVEDHLLTLWLLTDPALVEQMAGRQLQPLAAVTTGRRERLVETLRVWLTTRGTAGRIAEQLHVHPQTVRYRMRTLGQHFGAQLSEPDRRFALEATLRALWLRDQADLPSAGPITGHTKPPS, from the coding sequence ATGCCGTCCGAAGTGCAGGCGATCGCAGTGGCCGAGCCGCCCGAGCCGCTGCCGCGGGAGCTGGCCGCCCTGATCCGGCCCGAGTTACCGAGCCTCTACCGCGAGATCGTCGCGGCGATCCGCCGCGCGGTGCCCGAGTACGGTCTCCAGCAGGGCGAGGCATACGACCAGGCGCTCCGGCTCGGCGTGCGGCAGTCGCTGAACACCTTCACCGACCGGGTCGCCACCCCCCGCAAGCGGGCCGCCAACCTCGCCGAGGTGCACCGAAGACTCGGCCGGTACGAGGCGCAGGAGGGCCGGAGCCTCGACGCCCTGCAGTCGGCGTACCGCATCGGCGGCCGGGTCGCGTGGCGGCGCGCGATGCTCGTGGGCGAGCGCAACCACCTCGCCTCGCAGGTCATGAACGCCTTCGCCGACGCCCTGTTCGCCTACATCGACGAGCTGTCGGAGCTGGCCAGGGAGGGCTACCTGCAGGCGGAGGCCGACTCGGCGGAGCGGCTGCGGAGCCTGCGCAGGCGGCTGCTGCGGACGCTGGTCGCCGAGCCGCCGGTGCCGCGCCACACGATCGAGGACCTCGCCGCGCAGGCCCGCTGGGAGTTGCCGGACGAGGTGACGCCGGCCGCCCTGGCGCCGGCGGAGCGGCTCGCCTCACCGTCCGCGCTCCCCGACGACGTGCTCGCCGACACCGCGGGCCCGCACCCGTACCTGCTGATCCCCGGCCCGTTCGACGACGAACGCCGCGAGGCCCTGGACGTCGCGCTCGGCCCGGCCGGCGTGGCCGTCGGGCTCACCGTGCCGCTGCACAGGACCGCGGACTCGCTGCGCTGGGCGCGCCAGGCCCTGGACATGGTCGACTCGGGCGCGATCCGCGCCCCTTCGCCGGTACGGGTCGAGGACCACCTGCTCACCCTGTGGCTGCTGACGGACCCCGCCCTCGTGGAGCAGATGGCCGGCCGTCAGCTCCAGCCGCTCGCCGCCGTGACGACCGGCCGGCGCGAACGGCTGGTGGAGACGCTGCGGGTCTGGCTGACCACGCGCGGCACCGCGGGGCGCATCGCGGAGCAACTCCACGTCCACCCGCAGACGGTGCGCTACCGGATGCGCACCCTCGGCCAGCACTTCGGCGCGCAGCTCTCCGAGCCCGACCGCCGCTTCGCGCTGGAGGCGACGCTGCGGGCGCTGTGGCTGCGCGACCAGGCGGACCTGCCGTCGGCGGGCCCGATCACGGGACATACCAAACCGCCGAGCTGA
- a CDS encoding PucR family transcriptional regulator translates to MPDAGPAAGLVEPPEPLPPEFAAIMRPELPSLVEEIAQEIRRGIPEYDQLLEGPYGEVLHQGVEQNLSAFVEQVANPKTPTARRDEMCRRLGRFEAYEGRSFQYLRSALRIGARVALRRAKTVGARYTISPTLMAMFADAVFAHIDAIEELCREGYREAQSGPEDAEARRRRLLRLLLAGGTLLPAHPAVTELAEEAAWPLPEVATPVALAADRRPEAGALDADVLGELADPQPHLLVPGPLTAERRAMLAASLAGCRAAIGVTVPLARSADSLRWARQALGHAETGIVRDDPVFACDDHMLTLWLMADPPLAEELARRQLAPLAGHTQVRRDRLVDTLRVWLTTRGTAARMARMLHVHPQTVRYRLRRLHQLFGMQLDDHDVRFAVEVAVRTLHLRQRDDDG, encoded by the coding sequence ATGCCAGACGCAGGTCCCGCCGCCGGGCTCGTCGAGCCGCCCGAGCCGCTGCCGCCCGAGTTCGCCGCGATCATGCGGCCGGAACTGCCCAGCCTCGTCGAGGAAATCGCGCAGGAGATCAGGAGGGGCATCCCGGAATACGACCAGTTACTGGAAGGCCCGTACGGCGAGGTATTGCACCAAGGTGTGGAACAGAATCTCTCCGCATTCGTCGAGCAGGTGGCGAACCCGAAAACCCCGACCGCCCGCAGGGACGAAATGTGCCGCCGGCTGGGCAGGTTCGAGGCGTACGAGGGCCGCAGCTTCCAGTACCTGCGCTCGGCGCTGCGCATCGGCGCCCGCGTGGCGCTGCGCCGTGCCAAGACGGTGGGCGCCCGTTACACCATCTCCCCCACCCTGATGGCGATGTTCGCCGACGCCGTCTTCGCCCACATCGACGCGATCGAGGAGCTGTGCCGCGAGGGCTACCGGGAGGCGCAGTCCGGGCCCGAGGACGCGGAGGCGCGGCGGCGGCGGTTGCTGCGGCTGCTGCTCGCCGGCGGGACGCTGCTCCCGGCCCACCCGGCGGTCACCGAACTCGCCGAGGAGGCCGCCTGGCCGCTGCCCGAGGTGGCGACCCCCGTCGCGCTGGCCGCGGACCGCCGCCCGGAGGCCGGGGCGCTCGACGCCGACGTGCTCGGCGAACTCGCCGACCCGCAGCCGCACCTGCTCGTGCCCGGTCCCCTCACCGCGGAGCGCCGCGCCATGCTGGCCGCGTCGCTCGCCGGCTGCCGCGCCGCCATCGGCGTGACGGTGCCGCTCGCCAGGTCCGCGGACTCGCTGCGCTGGGCCCGGCAGGCGCTCGGCCACGCGGAGACCGGCATCGTCCGGGACGACCCGGTGTTCGCCTGCGACGACCACATGCTCACCCTGTGGCTCATGGCCGACCCGCCGCTGGCCGAGGAGCTGGCCCGCCGGCAGTTGGCGCCGCTCGCCGGCCACACGCAGGTCCGGCGGGACCGGCTGGTCGACACGTTGCGCGTCTGGCTGACGACCCGCGGCACGGCGGCGCGGATGGCGCGGATGCTGCACGTGCACCCGCAGACCGTGCGCTACCGGCTGCGCAGACTCCACCAGTTGTTCGGCATGCAACTGGACGACCACGACGTACGGTTCGCGGTGGAGGTCGCGGTGCGGACGCTGCATCTGCGGCAGCGGGACGACGACGGCTGA
- a CDS encoding DUF6801 domain-containing protein: MSPRTGRLTVIAIGALVAGTLPAAGSAAQEGTVSVSAGYVCEPAGGGAVDTTVEFTGSFPASVRPGEAIRPGDLTMSATLGGGLLDGLPADEGTAVAGSASVAMTVAQGQESADYPWAGVTAEPAEVAADGTATVSFSGGMSSATAGGSGDVVFTLGSLTLELQGTPAAPGGTSSPPADPASPPDDPADPAAATLTCVVADGQDATLATVAGQDESGTPGGDDSGGDSGGDDGGAGQGTPGAGGTGPGGADAGVGAAPGDAPAETVDAKECPADQPPTAELDPDRLIEPPPGSIIRDFPGVYNCTAAVGMVNSKKLDGALIANDPRAPEVDSVRVMLNKQMIFGPDFYNGTRSVAEFTLPDSAATFLTFGFMPVSGKVEFTNEPMTIVTEQFRFIETNETTAGFYQSLRIYDVKVNGVPLDVGDDCRTSRPLDVVLKGKYPDYQVFIGGTLKSLVTVPPFTGCGTGGEDLDAVFTAALSGPGNYVELEQSRLCRSPCKPVVPDLPVHD; encoded by the coding sequence ATGAGTCCACGTACCGGGCGGCTCACCGTGATCGCCATCGGTGCGCTCGTCGCAGGAACGCTCCCGGCTGCCGGCTCGGCGGCCCAGGAGGGGACCGTCTCGGTCTCCGCCGGCTACGTGTGCGAGCCGGCCGGCGGTGGAGCCGTCGACACCACGGTCGAGTTCACGGGGTCCTTCCCGGCGTCCGTACGTCCCGGCGAGGCCATCCGCCCCGGCGATCTGACGATGTCGGCGACGCTGGGCGGCGGGCTGCTGGACGGGTTGCCGGCCGACGAGGGGACGGCCGTCGCCGGGTCGGCGTCGGTCGCCATGACCGTGGCGCAGGGGCAGGAGTCCGCCGACTACCCGTGGGCGGGCGTGACGGCGGAGCCCGCGGAGGTCGCCGCGGACGGGACGGCCACCGTGTCGTTCTCCGGCGGAATGTCGTCGGCGACGGCGGGCGGCTCCGGCGACGTGGTCTTCACCCTGGGCTCGCTGACCCTGGAACTCCAGGGGACCCCGGCGGCGCCGGGCGGCACCTCTTCGCCGCCGGCCGATCCGGCGTCCCCGCCGGACGACCCGGCCGACCCCGCGGCCGCGACCCTCACCTGCGTCGTCGCCGACGGCCAGGACGCCACCCTGGCGACGGTCGCCGGTCAGGACGAGTCCGGCACCCCGGGCGGCGACGACAGCGGCGGCGACAGCGGCGGTGACGACGGCGGTGCGGGGCAGGGCACTCCCGGTGCCGGCGGCACCGGGCCCGGCGGCGCGGACGCCGGCGTGGGAGCCGCTCCCGGGGACGCGCCCGCCGAGACCGTCGACGCCAAGGAGTGCCCCGCGGACCAGCCGCCGACGGCGGAGCTGGACCCCGACCGGCTGATCGAACCCCCGCCGGGCTCGATCATCAGAGACTTCCCGGGCGTCTACAACTGCACGGCCGCGGTCGGCATGGTGAACTCCAAGAAGCTGGACGGCGCGCTCATCGCCAACGATCCGCGCGCCCCGGAAGTCGACAGCGTGCGCGTCATGCTGAACAAGCAGATGATTTTCGGACCCGACTTCTACAACGGCACCCGCAGCGTCGCGGAGTTCACGCTTCCGGACTCCGCGGCAACATTCCTGACCTTCGGATTCATGCCGGTCTCGGGAAAGGTCGAGTTCACGAACGAGCCGATGACGATCGTCACCGAGCAGTTCCGCTTCATCGAGACCAACGAGACCACGGCGGGCTTCTACCAGTCCCTGAGGATCTACGACGTGAAGGTGAACGGGGTGCCGTTGGACGTGGGCGACGACTGCCGCACGAGCCGGCCCCTCGACGTCGTACTCAAAGGCAAGTATCCGGACTACCAGGTTTTCATCGGCGGCACGTTGAAAAGCCTGGTGACGGTGCCGCCCTTCACCGGTTGCGGCACGGGCGGTGAAGACCTGGACGCCGTCTTCACGGCGGCTCTCTCCGGCCCCGGAAACTACGTCGAGCTGGAACAGTCCAGGCTGTGCAGGAGTCCGTGCAAGCCGGTGGTCCCCGATCTGCCCGTCCACGACTGA
- a CDS encoding ATP-binding cassette domain-containing protein, translating into MGIEVVVDGLTKSFGRQNIWRDVTLTLPAGEVSVMLGPSGTGKTVFLKSLIGLLKPEEGQVLVDGVDMVNDRERDVFEARKKFGLMFQDGALFGSMSLFDNVAFPLREHTRKKESEIRRIVMERMDLVGLGGAEGKLPGEISGGMRKRAGLARALVLDPEIVLCDEPDSGLDPVRTAFISQLLIDVNAQIDATMLIVTHNIDIASTVPDNIGMLFRRHLVTFGPREVLLTSEEPVVAQFLSGSRLGPIGMSEEKDAATLAAEGFDAAATRNGVREIVPQLEPSPGMPPRQAVGRHRERVLGMLAHLPTAARNAIVAGLGTSVAEARTLTMPAVPEERP; encoded by the coding sequence ATGGGTATCGAAGTGGTCGTCGACGGCCTGACGAAGTCCTTCGGCCGCCAGAACATCTGGCGGGACGTCACGCTCACGCTGCCGGCCGGCGAGGTCAGCGTGATGCTGGGCCCGTCCGGCACCGGCAAGACCGTGTTCCTCAAGTCGCTCATCGGCCTGCTCAAGCCCGAGGAGGGGCAGGTCCTCGTCGACGGCGTCGACATGGTGAACGACCGCGAGCGCGACGTCTTCGAGGCCCGCAAGAAGTTCGGGCTGATGTTCCAGGACGGCGCGCTGTTCGGCTCGATGAGCCTCTTCGACAACGTCGCCTTCCCGCTGCGCGAGCACACCCGCAAGAAGGAGTCCGAGATCCGCCGCATCGTCATGGAGCGGATGGACCTCGTCGGCCTCGGCGGGGCCGAGGGAAAGCTCCCGGGCGAGATATCCGGCGGCATGCGCAAGCGGGCGGGGCTGGCTCGCGCGCTCGTCCTCGACCCGGAGATCGTGCTCTGCGACGAGCCGGACTCCGGTCTCGACCCGGTCCGTACGGCGTTCATCTCGCAACTGCTCATCGACGTCAACGCGCAGATCGACGCGACGATGCTGATCGTCACCCACAACATCGACATCGCCTCCACCGTCCCCGACAACATCGGGATGCTCTTCCGCCGGCACCTCGTCACCTTCGGGCCCCGCGAGGTGCTGCTCACCAGCGAGGAGCCGGTGGTGGCGCAGTTCCTCAGCGGCAGCCGGCTGGGCCCCATCGGGATGTCGGAGGAGAAGGACGCGGCGACGCTGGCCGCCGAGGGCTTCGACGCCGCGGCCACGCGCAACGGCGTGCGCGAGATCGTGCCGCAGTTGGAGCCGTCGCCCGGGATGCCCCCGCGGCAGGCCGTCGGCCGGCACCGGGAGCGGGTGCTCGGGATGCTGGCGCACCTGCCGACCGCCGCGCGCAACGCGATCGTGGCGGGCCTCGGCACGTCCGTCGCCGAGGCACGGACGCTGACCATGCCGGCCGTCCCCGAGGAGCGGCCGTGA
- a CDS encoding ABC transporter permease gives MTATLPPVPQPPDPPDPDPDEAPEAAAHEEPRPARTVPGAGALRETGKLFALALSVARLTFKRPFQFREFVEQFWFIASVTILPAALVSIPFGAVIALQVGSLTQQFGAQSFTGGASVLAVIQQASPLIVALLISGAGGSAICADLGSRKIREELDAMEVMGVSPVQRLVVPRVLATMGVAVLLNGLVSVVGTLGGYFFNVILQGGTPGAYLASFSALAQLPDLYISEIKALIFGFIAGIVAAYRGLNPRGGPKGVGDAVNQSVVITFLLLFFVNTVLTSIYLQVVPPKGG, from the coding sequence GTGACCGCCACCCTGCCGCCGGTGCCGCAGCCGCCGGACCCGCCGGACCCGGACCCGGACGAGGCGCCGGAGGCCGCCGCGCACGAGGAGCCGCGCCCGGCCCGGACCGTGCCCGGCGCCGGCGCGCTGCGCGAGACGGGGAAGCTGTTCGCGCTGGCGCTGTCCGTCGCCCGGCTCACCTTCAAGCGGCCCTTCCAGTTCCGCGAGTTCGTCGAGCAGTTCTGGTTCATCGCCAGCGTGACGATCCTGCCCGCCGCCCTGGTGTCGATCCCCTTCGGCGCGGTGATCGCCCTCCAGGTCGGCTCGCTCACCCAGCAGTTCGGCGCCCAGTCCTTCACCGGCGGCGCCAGCGTCCTCGCGGTCATCCAGCAGGCGTCGCCGCTGATCGTGGCGCTGCTGATCTCCGGCGCCGGCGGCTCGGCGATCTGCGCCGACCTCGGCTCCCGCAAGATCCGCGAGGAGCTGGACGCGATGGAGGTCATGGGCGTCTCGCCCGTCCAGCGGCTCGTCGTGCCCCGGGTGCTGGCCACCATGGGCGTGGCGGTCCTCCTCAACGGCCTGGTCTCGGTCGTCGGCACGCTCGGCGGCTACTTCTTCAACGTCATCCTGCAAGGCGGCACCCCCGGCGCGTACCTCGCCAGCTTCTCCGCCCTCGCGCAGCTCCCCGACCTCTACATCAGCGAGATCAAGGCGCTCATCTTCGGCTTCATCGCCGGCATCGTCGCCGCCTACCGCGGCCTCAACCCGCGCGGCGGCCCGAAGGGCGTGGGCGACGCGGTCAACCAGTCCGTCGTCATCACCTTCCTGCTGCTGTTCTTCGTCAACACCGTCCTGACGTCGATCTACCTCCAGGTCGTCCCTCCGAAGGGAGGCTGA
- a CDS encoding ABC transporter permease encodes MALAQKDESAREEYGPAPRRPGPGRFLDRGLSWLDQAGDQLIFYVRALLWTPRAARRYLKEVQRLLAEVAFGSGGLGVIGGTIGVMFAMTLFTGTVVGLQGYAALNQIGTAAFTGFVSAYFNTREIAPLVAGLALSATVGAGFTAQLGAMRINEEVDALEGMGVRSMPYLVTTRIVAGVVAIIPLYGIGLLSSYLASRAVTVFYNDQAAGTYDHYFNLFLSPTDVLLSFLKVLIFSVMVILAHCYYGFRATGGPAGVGVAVGRSVRTAIVLIAVTDFFLSLAIWGTTTTVKVSG; translated from the coding sequence ATGGCCCTGGCGCAGAAGGACGAGAGCGCACGCGAGGAGTACGGGCCGGCCCCCCGGCGCCCCGGTCCCGGCAGGTTCCTGGACCGCGGCCTCTCCTGGCTCGACCAGGCCGGCGACCAGCTCATCTTCTACGTACGCGCGCTGCTGTGGACCCCGCGCGCCGCCCGCCGCTACCTCAAGGAGGTGCAGCGGCTGCTCGCCGAGGTCGCCTTCGGCAGCGGCGGCCTCGGCGTCATCGGCGGCACGATCGGCGTGATGTTCGCGATGACCCTGTTCACCGGCACGGTCGTCGGCCTCCAGGGCTACGCGGCCCTCAACCAGATCGGCACCGCCGCCTTCACCGGCTTCGTCTCCGCGTACTTCAACACCCGCGAGATCGCCCCGCTCGTCGCCGGACTCGCGCTGTCCGCCACCGTCGGCGCCGGCTTCACCGCCCAGCTCGGCGCGATGCGCATCAACGAGGAGGTCGACGCGCTGGAGGGCATGGGGGTGCGCTCCATGCCGTACCTGGTCACCACGCGCATCGTCGCCGGGGTCGTGGCCATCATCCCGCTCTACGGGATCGGGCTGCTCAGCTCCTACCTCGCCTCCCGCGCCGTGACCGTGTTCTACAACGACCAGGCCGCCGGCACGTACGACCACTACTTCAATCTGTTCCTCTCCCCGACCGACGTGCTCCTGTCGTTCCTGAAAGTGCTGATCTTCAGCGTGATGGTGATCCTCGCGCACTGCTACTACGGCTTCCGCGCCACCGGCGGCCCCGCCGGCGTGGGCGTCGCCGTGGGGCGTTCGGTGCGTACCGCGATCGTGCTCATCGCGGTCACCGACTTCTTCCTCAGCCTGGCGATCTGGGGCACCACGACCACGGTGAAGGTGTCCGGATGA
- a CDS encoding MCE family protein, with product MSGRLETTGRRAAGLVFLLVMALLVWLSVAVYHKEFTDTATVTVETGSVGNEMHPYAEVKMRGVVVGEVREISAEDGGETARLTLALKPGQLDRIPADVSARMLPTTLFGERFVSLVPPADGGTAGETLAAGSVIPEDRSENAVELEQVLDNVLPLLTAVKPDKLSATLTAMADALDGRGEKLGDTLVELDAHLEKLNPHLPTLNRDIRELVEFGHLYADTAPDLINALRDATTTSGTIADKREDLGGLYGSLTIASQDLDTFLEQNQENIIRLSADGRPTVEKLAEYAPSFPCTLRTLADFVPVMDKALGKGTDRPGLYVEVEVLPHRGKYVPGRDTPRFDAGGGPRCYGVPYTGAPARSGDAGGAPQSAETLATGDGGLGLPNSPEENQLVNELLAAGTESPPADLPDWSSVLAGPVFRGTEVRLK from the coding sequence ATGAGCGGGAGGCTGGAGACGACGGGACGCAGGGCCGCCGGGCTGGTCTTCCTGCTGGTGATGGCCCTGCTGGTGTGGCTGTCGGTGGCCGTCTACCACAAGGAGTTCACCGACACCGCCACCGTCACGGTCGAGACCGGCAGCGTCGGCAACGAGATGCACCCCTACGCCGAGGTGAAGATGCGCGGCGTCGTCGTCGGCGAGGTGCGGGAGATCTCCGCGGAGGACGGCGGGGAGACCGCCCGGCTGACGCTCGCCCTCAAGCCGGGGCAACTGGACCGGATACCCGCCGACGTCTCCGCGCGGATGCTGCCCACCACGCTCTTCGGCGAGCGGTTCGTCTCCCTCGTCCCGCCCGCGGACGGGGGCACGGCGGGCGAGACGCTGGCGGCGGGCAGCGTCATCCCGGAGGACCGCAGCGAGAACGCCGTCGAGCTGGAGCAGGTGCTCGACAACGTGCTGCCGCTGCTCACCGCCGTGAAGCCGGACAAGCTGTCCGCCACCCTCACCGCGATGGCCGACGCGCTCGACGGCCGCGGCGAGAAGCTCGGCGACACCCTCGTCGAACTCGACGCGCACCTGGAGAAGCTCAACCCGCACCTGCCGACGCTCAACCGGGACATCCGCGAGCTGGTCGAGTTCGGCCACCTGTACGCGGACACCGCCCCCGACCTCATCAACGCGCTGCGGGACGCGACCACCACCAGCGGCACCATCGCCGACAAGCGCGAGGACCTGGGCGGCCTGTACGGGTCGCTGACGATCGCGTCGCAGGACCTGGACACCTTCCTGGAGCAGAACCAGGAGAACATCATCCGGCTGTCCGCCGACGGCCGGCCCACGGTGGAGAAGCTCGCCGAGTACGCGCCGTCGTTCCCCTGCACGCTGCGCACCCTCGCCGACTTCGTGCCCGTCATGGACAAGGCGCTCGGCAAGGGCACCGACCGGCCCGGCCTGTACGTGGAGGTCGAGGTGCTGCCCCACCGCGGCAAGTACGTGCCCGGCCGGGACACCCCCCGCTTCGACGCCGGCGGCGGCCCCCGGTGCTACGGCGTCCCGTACACCGGCGCGCCCGCCCGGAGCGGCGACGCCGGTGGCGCACCGCAGTCCGCGGAGACCCTCGCCACCGGCGACGGCGGCCTCGGGCTGCCCAACTCGCCGGAGGAGAACCAGCTCGTCAACGAACTCCTCGCGGCCGGCACCGAGAGCCCGCCCGCCGACCTGCCCGACTGGTCCAGCGTGCTGGCCGGACCCGTCTTCCGCGGGACGGAGGTGCGGCTGAAGTGA
- a CDS encoding MCE family protein has protein sequence MNRRSLAGPLIKSLVFVAVTALATTALAFSIANTGVGPTDGYSARFTDVTGLVEGDSVRVAGVKVGEVESIELSGRRHARVEFTVREGRELPASVNASVKYLNMVGQRYIELEQGEGPVGESLAPGGTIPLARTRPALDLTQLFNGFQPLFQGLSPKDTNKLANEIVQVLQGQGATVDSLVETVGSLTATLAAKDRVIGEVIDNLTEVVETVNTREQDFNDLLVTLQELVSGFADDREPLFRAVDAMGELTTSTAGLVRDGRAPLKEDIRQLGRVSDRLADNAPLVADFLEQTPVKMATLGRLSSYGSWFNLYLCEARVTGVSTYDGSEPPTGISVTQPRCER, from the coding sequence GTGAACAGAAGAAGCCTCGCGGGCCCCCTGATCAAGTCCCTCGTCTTCGTCGCGGTCACCGCGCTCGCCACCACCGCGCTCGCCTTCTCCATCGCCAACACCGGCGTCGGCCCCACCGACGGCTACAGCGCCCGCTTCACCGACGTGACCGGCCTGGTCGAGGGCGACAGCGTGCGGGTGGCCGGCGTGAAGGTCGGCGAGGTCGAGTCGATCGAGCTGAGCGGGCGGCGGCACGCGCGGGTGGAGTTCACCGTACGGGAAGGGCGTGAGCTGCCCGCCTCCGTCAACGCCTCCGTCAAGTACCTCAACATGGTCGGCCAGCGCTACATCGAACTGGAGCAGGGCGAGGGCCCGGTGGGCGAGTCGCTCGCCCCCGGCGGCACGATCCCGCTGGCGCGCACCCGGCCCGCGCTCGACCTCACCCAGCTCTTCAACGGCTTCCAGCCGCTCTTCCAGGGGCTGTCGCCGAAGGACACCAACAAGCTGGCGAACGAGATCGTCCAGGTGCTGCAGGGCCAGGGCGCCACGGTCGACAGCCTCGTGGAGACCGTCGGCTCGCTGACCGCCACGCTGGCCGCGAAGGACCGGGTGATCGGCGAGGTCATCGACAACCTCACCGAGGTGGTGGAGACCGTCAACACCCGCGAACAGGACTTCAACGACCTGCTGGTCACCCTCCAGGAGCTGGTGTCCGGCTTCGCCGACGACCGCGAACCGCTCTTCCGCGCCGTCGACGCCATGGGCGAGCTGACGACCAGCACCGCCGGTCTCGTACGCGACGGCCGCGCCCCGCTGAAGGAGGACATCCGCCAGCTCGGCCGGGTCTCGGACCGGCTGGCGGACAACGCGCCGCTGGTGGCGGACTTCCTGGAACAGACGCCGGTGAAGATGGCCACGCTGGGGCGGCTGTCCTCCTACGGCTCCTGGTTCAACCTCTACCTCTGCGAGGCGCGGGTGACCGGCGTGAGCACGTACGACGGCAGCGAGCCGCCGACCGGGATCTCCGTGACCCAGCCGAGGTGCGAGCGATGA
- a CDS encoding MCE family protein has translation MRLPELKPVRERSPVAVALVGLLVLALGGLAAYRADALPGVGGGTSYTAHFSEAAGLRSGDEVRVAGVKVGEVDAVGLDGPRVAVDFTVRGAWIGDRSTAAIAIETLLGEKYLAVDPLGEARQDADQPIPVDRTTSPYDVTQAFQDLSSTVGELDTDALSESFEVLSETFEDTPPDVRKAATGLADLSQTISSRDAELARLLSGSNRITRTLKNQNETFETLLKDGNTLLAEVRGRRDAIHALFTGTRDLAKELDGLVADNEKQLGPTLDALDRITGVLQDNEKNLDRALATAGPYYRLVGNTLGNGRWFDSYLCGLVPGNYAPDVVPDTGCKPPKPKGGR, from the coding sequence ATGAGACTCCCGGAGCTGAAGCCCGTACGCGAACGCAGCCCGGTCGCGGTCGCCCTGGTGGGACTGCTGGTCCTGGCCCTCGGCGGCCTCGCGGCGTACCGCGCCGACGCGCTGCCCGGCGTCGGCGGCGGCACCTCCTACACGGCGCACTTCTCCGAGGCCGCCGGGCTGCGCTCCGGCGACGAGGTGCGGGTCGCGGGCGTGAAGGTCGGCGAGGTGGACGCCGTCGGGCTCGACGGGCCCAGGGTCGCGGTCGACTTCACGGTGCGCGGCGCCTGGATCGGCGACCGGTCCACCGCCGCCATCGCCATCGAGACGCTGCTCGGCGAGAAGTACCTGGCCGTGGATCCGCTGGGTGAGGCCCGGCAGGACGCCGACCAGCCCATCCCGGTCGACCGCACCACGTCCCCGTACGACGTCACGCAGGCGTTCCAGGACCTGTCGTCCACCGTCGGCGAGCTGGACACCGACGCGCTGTCGGAGAGCTTCGAGGTGCTGTCGGAGACCTTCGAGGACACCCCGCCGGACGTGCGCAAGGCGGCGACCGGCCTGGCCGACCTGTCGCAGACGATCTCCTCGCGGGACGCCGAGCTGGCCCGGCTGCTGTCCGGCAGCAACCGGATCACCAGGACGCTGAAGAACCAGAACGAGACGTTCGAGACGCTGCTGAAGGACGGCAACACCCTCCTCGCGGAGGTACGCGGCCGGCGCGACGCGATCCACGCCCTCTTCACCGGCACCCGCGACCTGGCGAAGGAGCTGGACGGGCTGGTGGCGGACAACGAGAAGCAGCTCGGCCCGACGCTCGACGCCCTCGATCGGATCACCGGCGTCCTCCAGGACAACGAGAAAAACCTCGACAGGGCGCTGGCCACGGCCGGGCCGTACTACCGGCTGGTCGGCAACACCCTCGGCAACGGCCGGTGGTTCGACAGCTACCTGTGCGGGCTGGTGCCCGGGAACTACGCGCCGGACGTCGTGCCGGACACCGGGTGCAAGCCGCCCAAGCCGAAGGGGGGCCGATGA